The nucleotide window GGTTTACAGGTCGAAGATAAATCACTTGCTGTTTTTCCAAATAAAATAAATCCTGAGGAAAAACATGAgaaatttgaaatatttacagAATTAGTtcatattttagttttagatatatATACTTATTATATATTTTGCCGTCAGTTTACCATTCTTTTTCTGTTGGTGATAGTTCTACCTGTTGTCAGTTAGTATATTCCAGTAGCCATTACATGTTGGTCGCTCAGTGGTTGGCACTTTTGACTGTGACCCATGATACTTGAGGCATAAACTCTTTACAGATCATATGTCAACTGCTGGTTCTGATCTTGCCCGTACAAAATCCCCAGGCAGGAAGGACACCGTGAAAGCGAAAATTGCCCAGTTACTGGTcaattggtggcacagtggtgcagcggtagagttgctgccgtccagtgccagagacctgcgtttgatcctgtaccgagtttgtatgttttccccgtgaccgcgtggttttcaccgggtgcttcagtttcctccgacaccccaaagatgttcaggtttgtaggttaattggctttggtaaaattgtaaattgtccctagttgtcaGATCCTCTCCTTGATCCGAATATAATAAACAGACTTCAAGGACACTGAGCATAAGCGCTTTGTATTATTTCTCCTCCACTCCTTTACTCTCCTGTCCTGAGGCAAAAGATATAtaagatagtgccagtgtacggggcgatcactggtgggtgggctgagggcctgtttatgtgctgtatctctaaattctaaagtccaGTCCCGTGCATGAGTGTTGGCTGGGCCACAGCCAGGATACTGTAGTCTGACTGCAGTTTGTTTATCTAGTTACAGGAATGTTTGTGGAACGCACTGTTTGAAGTGTGGAGACAAAAACCTTTGTTGTATTTCCGAATTACCCGAGAGAGCTCTTATTCTGTGATCTACAGAGCTTCAGATTGAGAGCTGAGAAGCAGGATTTGTACAAAAAAGAATGTTACGTATAAAATGGGCCAAATTATTTCCTCCTGCTCCGCGGAATTTGTGAGTTTATGAAGAAATCACAAAAAGCCTGCTGGAAGTAACCTTTGTAGTTCCAGTTAATCCACGTGCTGTTTGTGATTCAGAGCGTGTCTATAATCACGTGTGGTAATTTTCCAGGTACAAGGAAGTAATTGTTTTCCCGCACTTCACATGAACGTTTGGAATTTCTTTGGATTTCCGAGGCTGCGGCTTTTCTAAGAAAAGCAATTCCTCTTTTTGAAGCAGGGGAACAAAGTGATTCACAAACACAGATTGGAAGTTTATGAAATGACTGTATGTCCTTTAATTGGCAAAAAGATCATCATTACACTGCGGCAAGTTTGTGGATCTCTGTCATACCGcacatacaggcccttcagcccactgaagccCACTCTGTCATACCGcacatacaggcccttcagcccaccatatccTTGTCGGACACATTCACATAATCTTTATTGTTGCTGTTCCCTGGGCAGGTCCTGCCTGAGGCTCAGAAGAACTCACACATGGGTTCTCTTGCTTATCTCCCCTTCAGACTTAAATCGCAAGCACCACAGTGTTGAGGTAACAACAATTTTTAAAGcggaaattgataggttcttgattattaaggaGTCAAAGATTACAggaagaaggcagcagaatgtgtTTGATATGAAAAAGTAGATGGGCCATAATTAAATGGTGAGGCagaccaaatggccttattctgctcctatgttttatgatcTTAACTGAGACCTTTCTTTGTTGGTTCTGCATTGAGGTGGCACACAAAGGGAAGCATGCAAAGGCCATTTATTGGCGACCAGTATCCCAAATCTCAGGACCATGCAAAGATCCTTCAGTGGACGTCCCGCACCTCTAGTACCCATGAATTTCTATACCAGAATTGTCAAGGTCTTGGGAAGTAAACAAACCTGCCAAATTGACAAAGATTTAGTTCCATCTGGTTCTCTTGacaataagtgtaggaaggaactgcagatagacaaaaaatgctggagtaactcaacgggacaggcagcatctctggagagaaggaatgggtgacgttttgggtcgatactgaagaggggtctcgatccgatacatcacccattccttctctcttgacAATAAGATGGTTtaagtttagatttaggtttattatcgctaccaatgtacagtgaaaagctttgttctgcatggcATTCAATCAGATCAGGTAATATATATATACGCATACAATCAAGTGAAACTCAAGTACACTAGGTGGCACAAAGGAGAtgatacagggtgcagaatatagttctctgcaatgtagcgcatcagttccatagactaaATCCAATGTcagcaatgggatagaggtgaatcagatagtatcctagcttatggaaagactgttcagaagcctgatactaGAGGGGATGGACGCTATTCTGTTATGGAGCACCTTTAATAACAACAACTTGTTCTTTTACGGGGCACCTGTAACCTAACAGACCATTCCACTTTGTTGGAGCGCCTGCAAATGTAACTCAGCACCAAGCCAAAGAAGTGGTCTTTGGGACGTGTTCGGGGGATTGCCGTTGTCTTTATCCAAGGAGATGCGGCCAGTTATCATTGTGGACCTGACCGGATTGTTGATATTGCTTTGATTTCTCTTACAGTGTTGTCAACTTGTCTCGAGCAGTAAATGCAACCCTGAAAACCAATACGCAAAATTTGACAAGTGCTGCCAGAAGTGTTCGCCTGGTGAGTGATAATATTAACAAGTTAATCTGGGGACTGAGCTTTaggagcaggagaaggccattcagctccTCATGCCTGTTCGGCCTTCATAACCAAGCTAGGGTTGATCTACAAATTAACGGCATCGATCCACCTTAATTTGGTTCTATAGACGCCCTCATTGGAGGATGCCTGTAAAGTGTCATGTCAAGCAAGCCCAGTCCTGCATTTTTCATTCAGGTGAGGGATTTGACCCAATCCAAGGGTGTCAAAACATTAAGCACAATTCCATTCAGAGACGGACATCgaatgctgctggaaggtcatcaactcagtgacagacgctctttggtctgcccaaaacttgttgacctcccagtggagcgagatgtccgtcggggaatgttgctgactggcccaccccagactgcaggagtacatgctgagggacgcactgaagctcggtgcagccaacgccaaggctcggtgggggaggaccacggtctagggtccttccgctgttggacatagaaacatagaaaataggtgcaggaggaggccatttggcccttcgagccagcactgccattcattgtgatcatggctgatcatcccctatcaataacccgtgcctgccttctccccatatcccttgactccactagcccctagagctctatctaactctctcttaaatccatccagtgacttggcctccactgccctctgtggcagggatttccataaattcacaactctctgggttaaaaagttttttctcacctcagtcttaaatgacctcccctttattctaaagggggggggggggagagagggggtagggtgtggtggagatgtcCCTCAAATAAGGGAAGGGAGTTAACGCCAGTGGGACACATGAGTGGCAACGGTGTGTGTTAAAATTGTGTAAACACCATGTAACGACAAATTGAAtgtatgtacagcctccaaaaatGTCTGAAGAATTTTCTGCACAGTTCCTGTATATTTATTTACTTGAATAAAATACTTTTTGATTAAATAAAACCCTAATTCCAATCATCTGTAAACCAGACGGCAAATCCATTTGGATCAGGATCGTGCCACACAGTGTGGCCGCCTGTTGACCACGTGGAAGTGTCTATTGGGTTGAGGCTATGGGTGATTTCAGAGGTCTGAATCGTTTCACCTTGCGATTGTATTGGTAAAGAAAAGGCAGGATAAACGGTTTAGCCGTAACACTGCGCATGTCCTGTGCTGAGGATGTTGACCGTTTGTTGTTTGCAGGCATGTACGTGAGCAGGGAATGCACGGTGGCCAAGAACACGGAATGCCAGCACTGTGGTCCTGATCGTTACCAGTCCCAGTGGAACACATTGCAACACTGCCAGATGCACAAAATCTGCACCAGTAGTAAGCAGCAATTATTACTGCTCGCCTAATTGATTAGGGAGAGTTAGCTGATCTTCAGTGAAAAGTACCAAGCCAGCTGCACCATGATGGGAAATAACTTCCGCAAAGTTTATTTAAAGATAAAAATGTTTTTGCCTAATACTTAGCGAAAACATTGCTTCTTAATAATCACTTTTAGTCCTCCCTCTGTCGTAACAAATAGGTATATTCGCTGTAATTGTCTgatttagtgcgggtgtcaggggttatggggagaaggctaggAGAAGAGGGTTCAGAGGggggatagatcagctatgattgaatggtggagtagccttgaggggctgaatggcctaattctgctcctatcacttatgaccttatgacctaatgtgCTGCCACCTCTAATTCTTTGTTTTTATGCCCCCCTTTGTGTAGATGGAGGATTTGTGGTGGAAAAGATTGGCACCAGTACCAGTGATACAGTCTGTCAGTGCCAGGTTGGGAAGCACTGTGTCAATAAGGACTGTGAGATCTGTGAAGTGAACAGAGTGTGTGAACCTGGCTACGGAGTTGTGCACAGAGCAGGTAAATCCCCCGACCGTCTGGAACATACAGGGAAACGTCAGGTCTTCAACAGAATCAGACAATTTACAAGGAGTTCCCTCCTAGATTGAATTAAATTAATCAATGAATTAAATGATCTAGTATTTTCAGCAATTAGAATTTGCGGTTAGATTATCTTCataaagttcataaatgataggagcagaatttggctattcggcccatcaattctacttcgccattcaatcatggctgacctgtttctccttcctaaccccactctcctgccttctccccataacccctgacacccgcacttctcaggaatctatcgatctcagctgtaaaaatatccactgacttgggctgcacagccttcggtggcagtgaattccacagattcaccaccatctgacgaaGGAAAttcccccccatctccttcctaaaggaacgttctttaattctgagaccatgacctctggtcctagactgtcccattagtggaaacatcctctccacatctgctctatccaagcctttcacttgcAGTTTCATCTGCTGGTTCTTTTCAGTATCTCTATGATCCTTGGAAAATAGTTGGCAACAGTTGGAAATGTGTGATCTAAATGCCTCCTATCTCAGGAGAATTCAGACCAGTAATGTCCAAGAACCCAGTGTTCCCACAAATCTGCCCTCTCTTTACTTCATTAATGGCAGCAATGCTTCAGCAGTAAGCACTCAAATCCCTTTGTTCTCTCCATCTTACTCTTTCCCATTTAAGATATTCTTTAAAAGTTAACGTTCACCAAACATTTAATCACCAGCCCTGTGGGTGTTCCTCCTGCTTATGATTCATATGTATTTGTATTGGATTATGAAGTGCGAAGTACTTTAGTGTGGTTTAACACATCAAAGGCGGCGTGATTTTAACGAGTGACACAGTCGAGGCAAGGTTTTGATCAAATTGTTGACTGCAGTATTTCTAAACAATTTGCAATAAAGTACGTAGAACATAATTTCATATCATGCTTTTGTTTTCCTCAGAAAGTGGAAATTTCACGGTCCCCGTGTGCGAGATGTGTGAGGCTGGATATTACTCGAATGTATCTTCTAACCTGGAACCCTGCAGGAAATGGAGCGAGTGAGTCTGGCACTGGATGAAATTTCTAGGATATAATGTTCACACTTCTCAGAAGTAGTTTTACATACAGTAGAATTATCCAAAGCAAGTAggccaggggtgggcaaccttcatGTGCCGGGTCCCATGTCTGTGAACGGTtggagggccacatctatcgccatagttaataaactttgacatatttatatatttaagaaatattatgtctactgaacataggaattagtttgagacactggtattgaAACAACCCTCATGATCAactttgtgtttattgtcactgAACCTTAATGGAGGTTTTGCTGGACAAAAGGGATAGATTTTAACAGGTAGGATATTTAAGGTGTGATATTAATACATGCATTTGAGTGTAAGAAATATAATTTGGAAGGAAagccttgtcccacggtacgagttcattccaagagctctcccgtgtttaataaaaatcaaactcgtggtaagcacggagaatgaacgtagcgggtacatcggagcttggggacgtctcttagcagctcataatgctaacggcaggtactcgggaagactcactaatggcaggtaagcacgggaagactcgtgaagatttttcaacatgttgaaaaatgtccatgggagccccgagtaccgacgagcggccattaccgtaaatctccgagttcgaatcagggcaaactcaggagagctcttggaatgaactcgtgccgtgggacagggctattagattaTTGAATTTTGATGGGTGAGCTTTGATGTTAATAAGCCACATTTCAATCAGAGTTCAGGTATTCGAAGATGATGGTTTAGTGGAAATATCTGAATGAAGTCCGTGAGTTTGGTTAATACAAGCAGAGGTTTccatagataaacacaaaatgctggagtaactcagcgggacaggcagcatctctggaaagaaggaatgggtcgagacccattggaTCATTGGGATATTAGAAGGTTAGCCATTGATAGAATGTCAGGTGAAACAGGAATAAGTTAAAACGGAAAGTTTGGTATGGgggagtcaagtcaagccaagtcgagTTTATGAgacgggtctggacccgaaacgtcacccattccttctctcctgagatgcaggcagtaccgctgagttactccagcattttgtgtctatcttcgagtttATGACTTATGCACaaggtacaggtacaggtacaatgaagaaTTTACTTGCAGCGGTATCACAGGCACATACAGTAACTTCCTCTTAGAGCAGAGGGGCGAGGGGTTGATGAGCTGCCTGGGCATTTCTCTTTCCTGACTGCATTGAATGCTCTTGTGACAAAGCTCAGCATTGCTCCCTCTAATGCTCTGTGGCTTACATCCCACCTTCAGctgtcccaccacaggctaatgttccaccacattcaaatgctgcACCATCTCTAGAGCTGCCTCATCACCAATCCAAACCCCCTGGTAGCTGGATGGTTGAACACAAGCGAAAATCAAACTGCCCCACACATGTCCTAAAGGAGGaggagaaaacaaagtgctgaagaaactcagcaggtcaggcagcgtctgtggagggaaatgggcaggcaacattttggattgggatccttcttcagactctggctgCAGTAGACTGCCCCTAGTGTTTTATAtttaaaaactgctggaggaactcagcaaaccaggcagcgtctgtggaggtgaAGGGAGagtcgatgtttcgggttgagtccctgatgcacagattacagcatctgccgtCTCCAGTTGTACTAGAGGCAGCGGGTCTGAGTGGCGGAGAACTGCAAAGGGGAggaaaataactgaaatatttcctgtttttgcctctaGCTGTGGTTCACTCCAGATGCTGGTGAATGGGACAACAACAAAGGATGTGCAATGTGGTGAGTTCCACATTAGAGATTTTGATTTACCGATTCATGTGCTCAGTTTTCCCAATGTTAAAAATGTTAGCAATCTCCCCACTTTGTTTCTAAAAGCTCTGTAAAAAAGAGAAATTCATTCGCATTGGATATAACTGATCCCTATAAGAGTcttaagaaaggtcttgacccgaaacgtcatccattccttctctccagagatgctgcctgtccttctgagttactccagcgtttgtgtctatcttcagtttaaaccagcatctgcagttcctccctacacctaTAAGAGGGCATTGGAGGTTGTATTTCCCACACTGGTCACACTTCTCACCTTGGGAAGTAGTCCAGGAAGGATTAGACTGACGATCAGTGTTTTCTCAGCTACTCGACAAGTACTGgagtgtgtaggacggaactacagatgccagagatagacacaaaacctggagtaactcagtccaggtttttgtgtcgatctttggtttaaaccagcgcctgcagttccttcctatacataacaCTAAACTAGTCAAGAGAGCAGGTGGCAAGTTGTGATTCCTTTCCAAATCGGTTTGTTCCCCAGGGTAAGTTCTCTCTTCATCCACCAGTGGGCGCAGTTTGCCAGCGGACAGGACCACCTGTCTTCCTCTCTGTGAGGTTGCTGGTGTAACCTATTCTCAGATAGCAGGTCTTACAACCCCACTCCGTCATACGGGGTTGTCTAGCTCTCAGGTGGGAGTTCAcgtgacctgtgtaggaaggaactgtggatgctggtttaaaccaacgatagacacaaaatgctggagtaactcagagggacaggcagcatctctggagagaaggaatgggtgatgtttcgggtcgagacccttcttcagacctattcgcTTGTCCTTTACATCATGGGGGAACCAAATAAAGAGAAGGTAAGCTGCCATGCTATCCCTTGGACCACCAAGCCACCAAGCCTGGGTTCTAGCAGAATTTGGTTAAACACCCATCCATCTTACAGATAAACTGTTAAAGCAATCTAAACTATCATTTATTAAAGATACTTGATTATTTATTGCTGGCTAATCTGCATCTTTTTATCTCAGGGACACTGGAATCTCCACGCAAAGTGGTCTTAGTTGTGATCATTGCACTCCTTAGTGCAGTACTTACTGCCATCGTACTATCCTTCGCTATTTACTCTGCACACAATCAAGGTGAGTAGTTAGAGCAGTTCATTGTGAATATTTTTTTAACGTATTTTGTGTCAGAGGACTCAATCTTGACCTCGGTCTGCCTTGTTCTAGAACAGGGAAGGTGCTGGGTGATGGGTACAGATCCTGaatgattgtgtgttttttttttgttctttcagAGAATCGAACCAAGATACGGGGCACTATTACCAGGCTGGTAAGTTGTGTTGTGAATAAATCAGTGCACAAGGCCAGTTTACAATGGACATGGTGATGATTAGGGGAGCGTTCACTCTTTGAAGGGAGGTGTCACCGATGGTGATCGAAGGAGGGGTCACTAATGGTGATCAGGGGAGAGGTCACTAGTGTTCGGGGGAGAGGTCACTAGTGATCAAGGGAGAGGTCACTGGTGACCAGGGGGAGTTCACTAGTGATCAGGGGGAGTTCACTAGTGATCAGGGAGGAGTTCACTAGTGACCAGGGGGAGTTTACTAGTGATCAGGGAGGAGTTCACTAGTGACCAGGGGGGAGGTCACTAGAGATCGGGGAGGGGTCACTAGTGATCGGGGGTAATGGTGGTCAGTCAGTCATGTGATGATTAAGGAAATGGTCGCTTGTGGTGACCAGAGTTACTGTAGATGAGAACGTCACTGGTGGTGAGTCGGGGAAGTTGCGGTGATGGGGTTGAGGCCACTGATTCCAGTTGAGGGAGGCCCCTGATCATCACGGGCGGGTGGTCTGGAGGGAGTGACCGACTCTCAGAAGAAGGTCATTGATTTGAGAAGGGGTTCATGTGGTGATTTGGAGGTGACTGGGAATCGAGGAGATGTTGGGGGTCATGGCAGCTTGTGGGGGTCATGGCAGCTTGTGATCACTGGAGGGATCATGGGTGGTGAGTGGGGCAGAGTCACCAATGGTGCTCAGGAGTGGGGAGGTGTACGGGCCAGTGCCAACCAGGATATGGACAGCTGAGGGCAGTGTCTGGTGGTGGTGTTTGCCCGGTAGTCCCGTTGGCACGGTGATGTGACTGGCGTTCCAACCAGCGACAGGGACCGCCCCCATATGCCCCACCGGTGGGTGGAGAGCCTTTCCGCTCTGTGTTCCAGTCTGCCCTTCCGTAATCTGACCCAGGCTTTCGTATATTTCCAGGTGAAGTGCAGCAGGAAAACTCAGTATCCAGTCCAGGAGCTGACGGAGAATGGGAATATCGTGGCCACGGCTGGGGAGGAAGACAAGAGCCCGGATGTGATGACTGAGCTTCTGCCGGTGTAGGCTGCCGCCGGAGGGAGGACTATTGACGGCTGCAGCAGAGATGGACATGGCCGTGGTGTGTCAGTGTTTGCTGTGACTTTCTCCGTCTTGCCCCGCAGCTGTGAAGTTATTAACTGTGACATGTTAATGCTGGCGTGTAACTGCTGACCCAGTGACATTCAGCCCTGGGCTGCGTCTGGTGACAGTGCGATGTCATGCATCAGCGGGCCCGGTGAGGGAACACATAGACGGCTGTTTCATTTGCAACGCCTGGACTTATCTTTGCTTTTATGTGTGGAGGCGATAACTTGCCAGATCCAAGATGTTTGCTCCAGAGGAACATTCCACTTCACCTTTTTTTGCTGACGTTCCTTAACAACCCTCCAGCCTGCTTCAAGGCAAATAAGTGTGGATGTAGGAGCAGCAGAATTACTTCTGCAGAGATTGCATGTGGAAATAATCCTGTGGGCGCACGATTGGACTTGCAGGCAGCTTTCATTTCCCTCCCATTAGTTTCCTCGCCCTCTTTCCCCTTCAAGTTCCAACCCCCTATCTCCATTCACGGTGTATTCCCCTAGTGGTTCATGCTggcctgtgtatatatatatatatatttttttatcaaTGTAAAGTTtataataaatgtaaaatgtaagagACTCATGTGATGAAATTGGTTGGTTTAACACAAGCATGTGGAGCTGGGTTTCATGTTTGTtaccgcacagtggcgcagcggtagagttactgcctcgcagcgccagagacccaggtttgatcctgaccatgggcctACTTtttcctgtgatcgtgtgggttttctccaggtgttccagtttcctcccatactccaaagacttgcaggttaattagctgcggtaaaattgtaaattgtgtctcgtgggtgtaggatagtgctagtggcccaccgagtccgcggtgACCAGTGATCGATCactagcggactcggtgggccaaagggcctgtttccgcactgtatctccaaactaaactaacggaGACTCTGTGAAACTGACTGATCCCATTCAAATGTGTATGTCCGTGATTATTTTGAGACCATTGCTTCCTTTTCTGTCTTCTCTTCCCACACCTGAAAGCATTGATTCTTTGAGTCATGTTTCTGTAGAACTGAAAAATGCAATTCCTTTTCACAACTGCTTGTCAGGCTGCCCCATTTATAGCCAAACAAGCacatgttgagtctgaagaagggtcttgacccgaaacgacacacattcattctctccagagatgctgcctgtcttgctgagttactccagctttttttgtctattttatGAACATCTCCCCAGTCAGATGGGACCATAAAAACCCACTCTTGGCACACTTCAGTCCTATTCTCGGTAACTTGAAAAATGAAATAGCAACCAGTTGAGATGGTGAGAATAGGAACAAGGCGATAGGCCAGATGAATGTGTGGGTGTGGGGACAGGGATTTGTGTTTGGGGATTATTGGGATTTCTCCTGGGGCACAGATGAGCTATACAAAATGGAtgggttgcatctgaactggaaGGTGGGGAGACCAATAACTTGGAGGGAGTTTGCTAGAGTTAAtctggagggtttaaactagatgggCAGGGAGGAGGGTCCCAGAGCACAAAAGTGGCAGATGAAAAGGTGGGGACAAAACAAATGCTGTGGTCAAAGAGAGATTAgcaagcaggacaggcagtacacGGCAGCAAACATGGAATGACTAATGATTTAAACTGCATTTATTCCAATCATGGGTGCTTTATGGGTAGGG belongs to Amblyraja radiata isolate CabotCenter1 chromosome 23, sAmbRad1.1.pri, whole genome shotgun sequence and includes:
- the LOC116986488 gene encoding tumor necrosis factor receptor superfamily member 5-like; this encodes MMCPRALFCCILLLFQCCQLVSSSKCNPENQYAKFDKCCQKCSPGMYVSRECTVAKNTECQHCGPDRYQSQWNTLQHCQMHKICTSNGGFVVEKIGTSTSDTVCQCQVGKHCVNKDCEICEVNRVCEPGYGVVHRAESGNFTVPVCEMCEAGYYSNVSSNLEPCRKWSDCGSLQMLVNGTTTKDVQCGTLESPRKVVLVVIIALLSAVLTAIVLSFAIYSAHNQENRTKIRGTITRLVKCSRKTQYPVQELTENGNIVATAGEEDKSPDVMTELLPV